The sequence TACCGTCGGCCAGCGATTCGCGGCAGCCGTACAAGTTGTCGAACTTGCTCTTGGTGACCGAGTCGTTGACGTTGATGGCTGGGGTCTTCAGGTCACCCTTCTGGTGCATCTGGTATAGACGGTGAACGCCCGTGGTGGTTTCTTCCGACAGACCCTTGATACCGTCCAGAAGCTCGGGGAACTTGTTGTGGACCATGGCGGTCAGGTCACCACCGTCGTCCAGGATCAGGTTCAGCGGCTTGCCATCGGGGAAGAAGATGGTCTGCTCGATGCACCAATCGAATTCTTCTTCGGTCATGCCCTTCCAGGCGTAGACTGGGATACCTGCTTCGGCCATGGCTGCAGCAGCGTGATCCTGGGTCGAGAAGATATTGCAGCTGCTCCAGGTGACTTCAGCACCCAGCTCGACCAGCGTTTCAATCAGCACGGCAGTCTGGATCGTCATGTGCAGACAGCCTGCGATCCGAGCGCCAGCCAGTGGCTTTTCGTCGCGATACTTTTCACGCAGCGCCATCAAGCCGGGCATTTCGACTTCGGCCAGGTTGATTTCCTGACGGCCGCGCTTCGCGAGGGAGATGTCCTTAACCTTGTACGGAAGCTTTTCGACTTGCGACACTGTGAACTGTACCTTGTATTGAAAGGGACGGGGGGAGTGAGCCTTCTGCGGTCCGTGATTCCCGGCGGTCTCGCAAGGCTCAAATACGCACAAATTTGCGCCGTAACTAAACTGCTATGATAAAGTGCTGGCACTCTTTAGCAACCCGGGATGAAGGGGCCAGCTTAACGGGAAACCGTTGGTATCAGCTTCAAATTCAGGCAACTTTTTGCCCGAAATCCCTTCGCATGCGGTACCTATCGAAGTCGCCTATTACGTGATCGCGCCAAACGCCCGATGTGCGGCGGAGACAAATTGCTCGACTTTGACCATATCTTTCAGCCCTGGTTGGCCTGCAATCTCGACGCCCCCCGCCACATCGACCGCGGAAGGCCTCACCACGGAGATCGCTCCCGTCACGTTCTCGGGGGTCAATCCTCCCGCTAGCACGAAGCGCTGAATCAGCTCGTCCGACCGCCAGGTTGCGGCCAATTCCCAGTCGGAAAGATGTCCGGTCCCGCCATATGCCCCGTCGACGGCGGCGTCCATCAATTGGGCATGCGGTTGAAAGCCATCGGGAAGTGTCTTCCAGCGATGAAGTCTTCCGCGACTGGCCGCCATGATCGGGACGTTTGTTTCCTTATATATAGAGAGCGCCAACTCGGCCGTTTCGTCCCCGTGCAATTGGATCCAGTCGAGGCCCAACTTCTGATGGGTCTCGGCGATCTCTTCGAGCGAAGCGTTCACGAACAATCCGACGATCTGTACTTCGCCGCGGACGAAGTTAGCGATCCGCTCGGCGGTCGTCAGGTCGATTCGCCGTTTGCTCTTCGGAAAGAAATTGAGCCCGATCGCATCGGCGCCGCTATGAGCGACCGCGATCGCGTTCTCGAAATCGTTCAGTCCGCAGATCTTGATGCGGAACATCTCAGGCACAGGCATGATCGACTTGGTCCGTATATTCGTTAACCGCCACTGCAGACGGAATATTCTGCTGCGTGAAACCGATGCAAAGTGAATAGCGGCGATGTCAGGAGGACACCCCGTTCAGCTCTCAGTTCAGTTTACAGCATCCTTTGCTTTGGGTGACCCATCTGGTGTCTATGACTCAACCAAGATACACCCCACCAAAGTCCCGACACGGAGGTCTTTGGATTTGGTATCGAGCGATCGTCGTGGTCGTTGCCGTCCTGGTGGTCGGTCTGCCATGGTGTCGCACCGGGCAATCCGGTTTCATCGGCGACGGTCAGGCAACCATTGTCTCGGACTCGCGAGAGTCGGAAGCGCATGCCCACCTGGAACCGCTCGTTCAGGAAATCCTTCAATCCACAACCACCGATCAGCAGCTAGGCGACTACTTGGCACAAGACCCGCAGCTTCGGCGGGAACTGGGTGTCGAGGAAGAAGCCACCGCGATTGAAATCCTCCGCCGCCGAATGGAGATCAACCATCAGCGTGTCGGCGGCGAGATCACCATCGGCATCCACTTCTACGCAGGCAACCGCGAAAGTTGTTCGCAACTGATCGCCAACGTGCTCGAAGATTTCCAACGCGAGTTCAACGACTGGAAACGAGAAAAGGTCTCGAACATCGAAGGGACCTACTCTGGTCAACTCGAAGAGGCCAAGACGCGCGTCGTCGCGATCGACGCCGAACTGCGTGGCTTGCACGAAGGCATTCCTGCGGCTCCGGCTCCTGTGGCAACCATCACACCGCCAACTCGCCAGGTCAATCCGGAATGGTCGGCCGCGATGGCAGCGGTCTCCCAGGCCGAAGACGAACTGCGGAACATGCTCGAGACCCGAACCGACAGTCACCCGGTGGTGATCAATCAGCGTCGGAAGGTGGAAGAGGTTCGACAATCGCTGTCGGTTGTTCCTCAATATGCTGGAAGCGAACCGAAGCCACTTCCCAAGCCGCAGCTCGAGCCAACCCCCAACAACAACGACCGTCGCATCGCCGATCTGAGGCAGCAGCGTCAGCAGGCAGCGGCCCGGCTCAATTCGATCAACGGCATGAAGAAGGACGCCGACAAGGCTCTTGGCTTCCTCAATGGAATTGTCATGCATGTGCCCGGCGACCAGTTTCGCGTCGCCTCGATCGGGGGATCTTGGAAATCGACCGCATTGCTGGTCCTGGGTGGTTGGGCGATCTTCGCCGGGCTGATCTCGTTTCAGTTCGCATCAAGCGCCGCTCAACCTAATGTTGTTTCGACCTCGGGCAAGCTGGCCGCGGTTTCGCCGATTCCGGTTTTGGCAACGGTCACGGTCGATGCCGCGATTGGGCCTCCCCCCGCCAAACCTTGGCCGCTACGGCGGGTTTCGTTCTGGATCACTCGCCTGGCGGAACTCACCATTCTGGGTGTGGTTGCCCTGGTGGTGCTAGCAACCCAAACGCAGCCGGAGTATAGCCAGCTCCTCAAAGACGATCCCCTGGCAGCAGTTCGCGAAGTATTGCGCGTTCTGCCAGGAAGAGTGACATAGCATCGGATGGACGGCCCTCCGTTTGGAGAAGAGCCGTAAGAAATGCCGATGCAATGAATGACCCTTTGCTTAAATTGAAAGTTCGATCACCCGCATGGACGCGGAACTGATAGCCTTCCCCGGGACACGGATGACCATGTACGAAGAATTCTTTGGTTTCTCGCATCGCCCTTTTCCAAGCGTTCCGTCGCTCGCCGGATACGTGGAATCGGATTCGCATGCCGAAGCGATCGACACCATCTTGCGATGCGTTCGCCGAGACGAAGGTATCGCCACGCTGGTCGCCGCCCCAGGTCTGGGTAAGTCGACCATCGCCCTCCGCCTGCAAGACGAACTGGATGGTCAGTTTGAAGTAGTGCATTTGAACAGCGGACATTGCGGTTCGCGTCGTGCATTGCTGCAAGCATTGGCCTACGAGTTGGGGCTGCCTCATCGTGGTATGGAAGAAGGTGAACTGCGCATCCAGTTCGCCGAGTATGTCGAACGTGTCGACAGCCGCCGCTTGATGGGGATTGTCATTCTGGCCGACGAAGCCGATCTGCTGCCGATTCGTCTGCTGGAAGAATTACGTCTGCTGACGAACTTTGCTCACAACGAACGATCGCGGGTCTCGGTCGTGTTGATGGGCAACATGAGCCTGGAAGAACGACTGGCCAGCCCGTACCTGGTTTCGTTCAGCCAACGCATCGGAGCTCGGGCCTACCTTCAGCCCTTGAGCACTGCGGAAGTCTCTCTCTATGTTCGTCAGCAGATCAAGCAGGTAGGTGCCAAGCGAACGATCTTCGATGACTCGGCCATCGAAGCGATCGCTCGCCTGACCTCGGGTGTGCCGCGTCTGATCAATCAGATCTGCGATCACTCGTTGCTGCTGGCATCGTTGGGTGATATGCGAACGCTGGATGGCGAAGGGGTCGAAGAGGCCTGGGCCGATCTGCAGCGTCTGCCAGCACCAAAGCGTCAGATTCGTCACGACGCCGCCCATTCGACTGATTCGCTGATCGAATTTGGTTCGCTGGAAGAACCGACCGAAACGGTTGCCGAGTTCCCAGCGGTCGTCCGCTTCCAAGATCGCGAACAAGCTTCTGAAGAACAAGAGTTCGAGCCGATCGCTGCGGAAGAACCCGAAGTTGAGCTCACGTTCCAGAACGCTGCCAACCCATTCGAGGAACGGTTCGCCCAGGAAGAGGTGATCATTGACCGCTTCGCCTCGCTGGGGGATGCCGAGGTCAAAGGTATCCGCCGCGTGCTGAGCCCAAAGAACTCGGAGATTGCCGCGTTCCTGATCGGCACGGAAGAGAATCCTTCCGAAGTCGACGTGGTGCAACCAGAATACGCCGATGCCGACTCGTTGGTGGTTTCGCGTGACTTCTCGACCGATTCGACCAGCTTCACCAACCTGGACGATCGCGACATCATCGTGATCGAATCGCCAGCCGGTCAAGAAGAGCCAGTTCATCCGAAGATGCCTGCTCCACGCCGTCGTACCTATCGCCAACTGTTCTCGCAGTTGCGTCGCGAACACGCGTAAGCTTCCACCATGGCACGATTCCTGAAAGCACTGCAAGGTCTGCAATCTCAGGAGCCCGCGCCGACTTCCCCGCAGAAGTCGGCCTCGGCACCTCCTGAGACCCCGCCACCGGTGTCGAAGGAATCTCAGCCGGAAGCCGCCCGGGCCAACGCAGCCGAGCCGCGGCCGCCGGCCAGCCAGACCATCGTGCTGGAAGAACCGGTCGAGAAGCCCGCGAAGATACAGACGAAGGTCAAAGCAAAAGCCAAGCCTGAACCTGCTCCTGTGGAAGCTCCCGCAGAGCCACCCAAAGAATCGCCCCAATCGGCCGAACAGCAGCAGTTGATCGCCAAGCTGACCGAGCAGCTTTCGATTGTCTTGAAGCAGCGTGATACGATCGCCCGCGAAGTGCTTCAGGTTCGGGAAACGCTGCAGTCGCATGATCAACGGCACGAAGCCGAAATCGTCCGCCTTCGCGATACGCTGGAAGAACATGATCGTTCCGCCAAGACGATCGAGACCGATTTGAAGTCGATCGAATCGGAACTTCGTAAGCAGTTACAAGTTCAAGAAGAAGCGTTCGCCCAGAAGCTTCGCGAAGTCGAAGATCGCGTCCAGCGACAGGCCAAGGCACAGCTTGCCGCCGCTGCGGCAGCCGCCAAAGCAACGCCACCACCTGCTCCGGCAGTTCCACCAAAGGCTTCGGCACCATCATCTTTACCGACACCCGGACCCGCAGGAAGCACGCCGATATTTCGAGCCCCTGCCCACAAAGCGGCCCCGCAGAAGCAGATTCCGCACGTTGAGCCGATTCGGAAGGCAATCGCCGATCTGGACCAGCCCCACCTCGAACAGGAATTTGCGGATCTGAGCGAGAAGATCTTTGGTCCGCTCGACTTCCTGCTCTTAAGCGATCCACAAGTGATCTTTGTCGGAACCTGCGTGCCTGGCCAGTCCTCTGGGACGGCGGTCTTGCAGTTGGCGGCCTGGCTCAGTCAACAATCGTGCGACGTGCTGGTAATCGACGGAGCGATGCGTTCCAAAACGCTTTCCGAGCAGCTCGGTCTTCGCCACAGCCCAGGCCTGTTTGAAGCGGTCCGCCGCGAGACATATCGTCAGGATGGCACCTACGTTGATAGCGACTCTGGAATCGCCTTCATCCCAGCGGGCAAGTCGTCGTTCATGCTGACCACCAGCGAGCAGGACCTGTCATCACTGCGGGATCAGATTCGCGAGATCTTAAAGAGCTACCCAGTCGTGCTGATCGCAGGTGAAGGCCCCGACGTGGCGGCTTCGTCGTTGATGGCCCAGGTCGCCACGCGATCGTATCTTCAGGCCACGCTGGGCTATCTGTCGGCAGAAGATGTCGACGCCGCGGTCGATACGTACCGATATGCCGGAATCGAACTGAGCGGGCTGATTGCCACGAAAGTGATGAAATAGGTGCTATACTTACGTGCCGTTTGTCACTTGTTGAGATCTCGCACGACGCACCCTCCTTTCCCGATTTGAAATCCATGGCCAAGTATCTTGTCACCGGTGGTGCCGGTTTTATTGGTTCGCACATTGTCGATGGCCTGCTGGCTCGAGGTGACGAAGTGGTCATCTACGACAATCTCAGCACCGGTAGCCGCGACAACCTGCCGGACCATGCCAAGGCCACCTTCGTTGAGGGGTGCATCACCAACGCCGACCAACTGGCCGAAGCATTGAACGGGGTCGAGTATGTCTTCCACGAAGCAGCCCTGGCTTCCGTTCCGCTGAGTGTCGAACGTCCTCTTGATACCAACTTGCACTGCGTGACCGGCACACTGAACGTATTGAACGAGGCTCGCAAGGCAGGCGTGAAACGTGTTGTCTATGCCGCGTCGAGCAGTGCCTACGGCGATCAGCCTTTCCTGGCGAAGCGAGAGAGCGACTTGCCTGCTCCGCTTTCGCCTTACGCGGTTGCCAAGCTGGCGGGGGAATACTACTGCCAGGCCTTTTTCCATACCTATGGCCTCGAAACCGTAGGCTTGCGTTACTTCAACGTTTTCGGTCCACGCCAAGATCCTGACAGCCCTTACTCGGCCGTGATCCCGATCTTCCTGACCTTGCTGCTGCAAGGCAAGCAGCCGGTTGTTTACGGTGACGGGCAACAGTCGCGAGACTTCACCTACGTGAAGAACATCGTCAACGCCAACCTGAATGCGATGGCTGCCCCGAATGTCGCCGGTCGGACGATCAATGTTGCCAATGGCAAAAGTACTTCACTGCTGACCCTGCTTCGCCTGCTGAACGAATATCTGGGAACCGATATTCAAGCCAATCACGATCCGCCTCGCGCAGGCGACGTCCGGGACAGCATGGCCGATAACACACTGGCCACGCAATTGCTGAACTACGAGATCGAAGTTGACTTCGACGAAGGCCTGCGGAAGTCGATCGCCTATTACCGCGAATTGGCCACACAGCGAGCCTAAGGCAATCGAGCCTGCCTCGCTTATAGCGATTCGTTCACGCACATCGCCCGGTCTTCCAGATCGGGCGAATCTTCTTCCCGAGCGACCACAGGCTTCGCGAAGCGTTGATTCAGCAGGGCAATTGTCGCCAACAACAAGCCGATCGCCACGAATGTAATCGGATACGCAGGCAAGTCCATCTTGCGACTTCCAGCGATCAATGCCCCAATCACCGGTTGCCCCACCAGCCCGCCAGAGTCGAGCATCACGAGCATCAAGTTCGTGCCAGTGCCTCGATACTTCTTCGGAAACGCCACGCTCCCGCCGCCGATGATCGCCGGAAAGATCAACGCATGCGCGATTCCGCCAATAAATGCAGGGATCGGCAGCAGCCAGGGATTGCGGACGAAAAGATATAACGCCAAGCTCGTCGCCAGGACCAGTATCCCGATGGTGGCCGCATTCTTGACGCCGATCCGTTCTGGCAGCTTGCGTGTCATCAAGCGGAAAGAAAAGGCGGTAATCGCATAGACCAGGAAGAAAGAACTGAGGTTCGTGATCCCGACTTCTTTCGCGTAGCTTCGCAGAAAGATCTGCGGAAACAACACGCCGACTCCCATCGCGAACGACATCACCAACATCCAGCCGGGATGGTACTCACGAATCAGCTTCCAAAGGGAAGGGTGGTTCCGCGAGACCTGCGGGCGATCGCCTCGGGTGGCGAGAAACGTGAGGGCGATCGAAACACAACTCGCGAAAAGCGCCACGACAAACATCATTTGAATCTTCGACTCGATCGTACCGGAACCAGCGAAGATGATATCCCCGACGAGCGGTCCAATTCCCAAACCAATGAACCCGGACGAACCAAGCACACCGATCAGTTCCGTCGCGCGCCCCTTCGGAGCCTTCAAAGAAATGGCCGTGATCGAAGAGCCAAAGGCCCCGGCCAGGCCGACCATGTAACAGAGCCGAAGCCCATAGATCTCCGGACCATCGATGCGACCGACGGCGAAGTGTCCCAGCAGGGCACAGATGAGCAGCCCTAAAGATCCCAGCCAGACGACGCGGGTACCGAAGCGATCGATCATCGCGCCCTGAACGAACCGCATCAGAACGGCTCCGGCCATGCCGAACCCGGTGATCAGTCCGAGGTTATATTCGTCACCACCCAGAAAACTGACAAAGTCGAAATAACGGAACAGAGAGCTGTTGCAGACGATGAGCGCGGTATTGGCAAAATAGGCCAGCCAAAATTCGCGGCCGTATGCAATTTGCGGGACGGTCGACCTCTCTTCTGCCGTGACCACGGCGGAATTCATGAATCCTCATCTCGGTTTTGCGGGTGGCGTGGTTAGAATAACAGTATACGCACTCCCCGCCTGGAATTCCTCGGGACCTGCTACCTGGCAGAGCCCACCACTTTTTTTCAGAAACGAATGAGCGAAATCGCTGACAAACTCTCGACCACTCCGCATAAGCTTTCCGCTAAGGGGACTGATCGTTCCCCGAAGTCCGCGAGAATCTTGATTGCGGTCGCGACCTATAACGAGATCGAGAACCTGCCGATCTTCGTCGAGCGATTGGTGGACACTTTGCCCGATGTCGATTTGCTCGTTATTGATGATGGTTCCCCCGATGGCACCGGTGACTGGTGCGAAGATCAGGGGCAGATTAATCCGCGAATTCGCTGCCTCCATCGGAAGGGCAAACCGGGTCTCGGCTCGGCGATCATCGCGGCCATGCAGTATGCCGT comes from Bremerella sp. JC817 and encodes:
- a CDS encoding phosphoribosylanthranilate isomerase, producing MPVPEMFRIKICGLNDFENAIAVAHSGADAIGLNFFPKSKRRIDLTTAERIANFVRGEVQIVGLFVNASLEEIAETHQKLGLDWIQLHGDETAELALSIYKETNVPIMAASRGRLHRWKTLPDGFQPHAQLMDAAVDGAYGGTGHLSDWELAATWRSDELIQRFVLAGGLTPENVTGAISVVRPSAVDVAGGVEIAGQPGLKDMVKVEQFVSAAHRAFGAIT
- a CDS encoding AAA family ATPase, producing MDAELIAFPGTRMTMYEEFFGFSHRPFPSVPSLAGYVESDSHAEAIDTILRCVRRDEGIATLVAAPGLGKSTIALRLQDELDGQFEVVHLNSGHCGSRRALLQALAYELGLPHRGMEEGELRIQFAEYVERVDSRRLMGIVILADEADLLPIRLLEELRLLTNFAHNERSRVSVVLMGNMSLEERLASPYLVSFSQRIGARAYLQPLSTAEVSLYVRQQIKQVGAKRTIFDDSAIEAIARLTSGVPRLINQICDHSLLLASLGDMRTLDGEGVEEAWADLQRLPAPKRQIRHDAAHSTDSLIEFGSLEEPTETVAEFPAVVRFQDREQASEEQEFEPIAAEEPEVELTFQNAANPFEERFAQEEVIIDRFASLGDAEVKGIRRVLSPKNSEIAAFLIGTEENPSEVDVVQPEYADADSLVVSRDFSTDSTSFTNLDDRDIIVIESPAGQEEPVHPKMPAPRRRTYRQLFSQLRREHA
- a CDS encoding SDR family oxidoreductase, producing MAKYLVTGGAGFIGSHIVDGLLARGDEVVIYDNLSTGSRDNLPDHAKATFVEGCITNADQLAEALNGVEYVFHEAALASVPLSVERPLDTNLHCVTGTLNVLNEARKAGVKRVVYAASSSAYGDQPFLAKRESDLPAPLSPYAVAKLAGEYYCQAFFHTYGLETVGLRYFNVFGPRQDPDSPYSAVIPIFLTLLLQGKQPVVYGDGQQSRDFTYVKNIVNANLNAMAAPNVAGRTINVANGKSTSLLTLLRLLNEYLGTDIQANHDPPRAGDVRDSMADNTLATQLLNYEIEVDFDEGLRKSIAYYRELATQRA
- a CDS encoding MFS transporter, producing the protein MNSAVVTAEERSTVPQIAYGREFWLAYFANTALIVCNSSLFRYFDFVSFLGGDEYNLGLITGFGMAGAVLMRFVQGAMIDRFGTRVVWLGSLGLLICALLGHFAVGRIDGPEIYGLRLCYMVGLAGAFGSSITAISLKAPKGRATELIGVLGSSGFIGLGIGPLVGDIIFAGSGTIESKIQMMFVVALFASCVSIALTFLATRGDRPQVSRNHPSLWKLIREYHPGWMLVMSFAMGVGVLFPQIFLRSYAKEVGITNLSSFFLVYAITAFSFRLMTRKLPERIGVKNAATIGILVLATSLALYLFVRNPWLLPIPAFIGGIAHALIFPAIIGGGSVAFPKKYRGTGTNLMLVMLDSGGLVGQPVIGALIAGSRKMDLPAYPITFVAIGLLLATIALLNQRFAKPVVAREEDSPDLEDRAMCVNESL